The Hevea brasiliensis isolate MT/VB/25A 57/8 chromosome 9, ASM3005281v1, whole genome shotgun sequence nucleotide sequence TTTACTTAATGGATGagcaattatatattattttttaatttactcTATGCTGAAAGAATTGCAGTGAGCCCCAGCTTTCCAGCATTTTCCAACTTTTAataggaaaataaaaaattaattgatctTACAACGGAAAATGGAATAAATTAAGATGCCTtggaacatatatatatatatatatatatatatatatatatatatatatatatatatatatatatatatatatatttgaaactaaagaagaaaaggaaagggaaaaattaaaataaaaaaaccaTTTATATAGCAGCGGAAACACagcaacaagaagaagaagaagaagaagaagaaattattTATAAGAAAGCAGTAGAGCAAGGTTTCTTGGAGTGATACTGTTCATGCAGGTTTTCCAGGAAGAGAGTTCTTGGATGGAAAATGAGCAGCAATGGATTGTTGATGAGGATGAGTAGTTGTGGAAGGATTGTTAGCTCTTCCATTGACAGTAGTTGTGGAACCTTCACTGCTATGACCCACCACTGCTATTCCTGCGTTTGCCTGTACTAATGGCTCTCCTAGCCGCCCATCGCCAGTCAGTATCTCCGGCGGCAGCACTTGAGACGCTTGCCGTCGGTGGCGAGACATGTCTCTCTGTTTTCTTGCTTGTAGGTTCttcagagagggagagagagagagagcgagtGATTGCCCTAACGGTGTTTCGAATTACCTAATGCTCCTAGGAATATATCACAACTTTATATTTCCTATATTTCAcaattccttaaaaaaaaaaaagataataaaaaatgCATGTGTTTCTTTAAATAACTTTATTCAATTGATATTAATTATACGATCATATTTTAAACCAATCaagtatttaattatataaataattcattttataaaatattatttattaattacagTAAAATACCTAATTCATAGCATCATATATTGTGTTGTTTTGGGGGATATCATTTGATATGAGAAACCATGTGAATAGTAAGATGAGACAAGTGACAATAAGATGCTTGTATGGCTACTACTGGCAACTTGTCTCATGATTTGGTTACCTAACAACCTTATCAATTGTCAATTTGGGATTCTCTCAATCCACCAAACATAAAGAAATGGAGAAAGAGCCAAACTTTGTAATCTTGAGACTATCTATCCATGGTGTGTGTTGGATATTTTTTTTTGGGATCACAGTATTTTGTGGCCTTATCTAATTTTGGGAATGTGTGCTGAATGTCACTTCATCATTAATGGTGGGAAAATTATTTTTGTTGGTTCATTTAATATGATTTTGTTTGTTttctaaatattattattattattattgtttgacTGTGTTATAGAGAAGATGagttttgattaaaattttatatttaagagTGAATGGGCTCATCTACGGGACATCTCTTCCTTAGGCCAGACCAACTATGAGCCCAACTGCCTAAGCTATTCTAGTTATGGGCTCACCATTGAACTTCAATGCACAATGCTCAGTCGCTCTTCTTCTTTCCACTACTCTACTCAGCCGCCGCCACtaatgtatttttttaaaataaaaaatgaaataaataattttattcaaatgaaaAGACTAAATCATAATTTTTCCTTTAAATAAAATTAGTATTTGATTTATTTCCTTATGATCATATTTTAATTCCTCAAAAAAATGaattggaagaagaagaagaagaagaagaagacagagAAGACGAGGTGAAGGAGTAATGTCCAAATGTAGTTGTCGCCACCTCCACGTCATACTTCCACAAGGCTTATTTCCAACGACTGAAAAATCAATCCCACATAGTACGTTAGCCTTATTAAAAATGGCACTCTGAAACATTAATTAGATTCAATTTTCCAGTTGGCGACTTGTCAAACCTCCGCGTTTCCTAGCAACCGTTGACAAAAACTCAGAGTCTCTCCCTCTCTGCTCCTCCTTCAATCTTCAGGTTAATTAAAATGCGCTCTTTCTTAATTTTCTTTTGAGTTCTCTGATCTCTGTTTCTTTCGCTGTTTTGGGttcttttcttttcaattttattCAGTTGCTTTCAACTAGTCATTTCAGATCTCTGTCTACCCATTTCTTAATCAAAACTGTGTTCTGGCTGATGAGTGGATTGTCGTTTTACTGATTTTTGAGCATCTGGGATTGTTTGGCGCTGAATTAGCTGTGTTTTGGAGACTGGCTTTTTGCACTGTGTTATTTCTTTATATGCCGCATTGACTCTATCATTTCTATTTGTTAATTGTGATGCAGATTGATGCATGCCTGTTTTCCTTTCATCCTGGATTTGTGATTGGTCCCATTGGATTTTCTTCGTGAAAGTATGGAGATTTTATTGTTGCAATTGTTTTCTGGAGCTGTGAAATGAAATGGGTGTAAGTGGGAGTGTTTGCCTTCTAATTTAAATGCTGTTGAAGGTAGGAGAATTGGGGTTTGGTTGAATTGTAACTTCTGAGGAGTTGGAATTCATTTTCTAACTTAGGACTTCAAGATGACTGGGAGAAAAAATATGGGGCGAGTATCACCATTCTTTTTGGTGCTTTTGTCACTTGGATTTTTCTTTGCTACATATAACTTGTTGACATTGGTAATACAATATAAGAACTCCAGTTCAGGAAATGGATTGGAGTTATCTGACTCCATTGCTAATATGCCTCATGAAGTAAAGAGATTAGGGAAATCAAATTTGAGATACCACGTTGGTCTTACAGCGACAGATACTCCTTATAGCCAATGGCAATGCCGGATTATGTACTATTGGTATAAGAAGATGAAAGACATGCCTGGATCAGACATGGGGAAGTTCACTCGAATTCTGCATTCAGGAAAAGCTGACAATTTGATGGATGAGATTCCAACATTCGTTGTAGATCCTCTTCCAGAGGGCCTGGATCGAGTGAGATTTCTGCTCACTTTTTAAGTTCTTTATATTTACATTTTAAATACCATATCTATATGTTGATCAAAAACTAATGTGGTACAGAATTTACTTCAGGACGTGTATTGTTCTCAATGAATTTTCATTCTACCAATGAATCCATTTTACACATTAAAATGATGCTAGATGGCAAGTTTAAAGCAAATCCTGGAATTGATTCCATACTTTTGAACAAACTATCATGAATTATGATTAAGAGAGCccaatagcaaaaaaaaaaaaaaaggtcataTATGAATGTAAGATGAATGCCCTAAAGGAGGGAGACTGGAGAGGGATGGCCATGAGCCCACCTCTTGCTCTCATTTTATTGCAATTCCCAAGTTCCTTCTTTTTCATCTTACATTATTAAGTCTCTCGTTTAAAGTAAATTTAGAACTTAATTTCAAAGTACATTTTACTTTTTTTGCTACCTAATTTTTCACAACCTCTTCTATTTCCTAAACTTTTTGTAGAAATCAGTCACTACTTCTCAGTTATTACCATCAATGATGGCTTAATTACATATTTTACTCATTTAGAAGTTTAATGTTCTATCCAGGGTTATATCGTCTTAAATAGGCCATGGGCTTTTGTGCAATGGCTGGAAAAGGCAACTATTGATGAAGAGTGAGATTCTAAAGTCACAATCTTTAGTATTATTGTTGTTTTTATCATTCTCCTTATTTATGACATCTGAAAGTTAGTCTTTTCGCTGATTGATGCAGATACATTTTAATGGCAGAGCCTGACCACATATTTGTAAATCCTTTGCCTAACTTGGCACATGGAGAACATCCAGTGGGGTATCCATTTTTCTACATTAAACCAACTGAACAtgaaaaaattattagaaagttttATCCGGAGGAAAGGGGTCCTGTGACAAATGTTGATCCAATTGGCAATTCTCCTGTAATAATAAAAAAGGTAGAACGCTTGTTGCTATTATAGCCCATCtgaataattaatctgattataaaTGTCCAACTATTAAACTGCTCATGCATTTCTACTTTTATTTATCAGAagctgccaaaaaaaaaaaaaaaaaaagagataaaggAAGAATGTAATCTCAAAAACAGTTGGAATCAAGGAGGTGCTAATAATTGTTTATTTAAAACATTGCTGTCCTGATTGGTGCATGACATTTGTTTTTGCCTGCTGAACTATTTGGTTTCACCTAGAACAATATTAACGTTGCCAACTAAACTTTCTCAGTCCATACTGGAGGAAATTTCACCGACATGGGTAAATATTTCATTAAGAATGAAAGATGACCATGAGACTGATAAGGCATTTGGTTGGGTGTTAGAAATGTGAGTAGTATTTGAGAAGATTGTTTCTATTTTGATTGATGAATGTTGATCTTGAATGACTGAAGTATGCTTCAATGTTTTGATGTCTCTGTTGAATTAAGGTATGCCTATGCTGTAGCATCAGCATTGCATGGTGTTCATCATATACTTCGGAAGGACTTTATGATACAGGTACTGATGATATGTGTGAAATCTTCTTTTATTTCGTTCTGTCTATTGTAGCTGCATGTAAAGAATTAGATCTCTTCAAATTTTTCAGCCACCATGGGATTTGGAAGTTGGGAAGAGGTTTATTATTCATTATACTTATGGATGTGACTATAATTTAAAGGTAAAAAGATCTCTCTTTTTCTTATCTTGTTTTTATCAGAAATCTGATAGTTTAAATGTTATTTTTCCATTATTTTTCCTTGATTGCTTTCTTTTGCAAATTTTGACAAGTATAATTGTTGTTCActtagcttcttcttcttcttcttctcttttttttctttggttACTATCCAGGGGGAACTAACATATGGAAAAATTGGAGAATGGCGATTTGATAAGAGATCTTATTTAAGCGGTCCTCCTCCAAAGAACCTCTCCTTACCCCCACCAGGAGTTCCTGAAAGTGTTGTATGTCTACCTAAATTTCTTTCTTTAAAGTACCTTTTGGGAAATAATAATTTGGAAATATTACTGAATCAACTTTAATGAGGGAACTTAATAAATAAGATCAAAAGCAGGAATACTGCTACCCCACCTCTGTCCTAGAATTCATTTCTCCGTATTCATGGAAATAACTTGTGCTTTTTTGAATTAGCTATTTGCTGACTTCAACTTTCTCAAAAAGAACTTAAATTTTATGGGTGTATTTTGGTAGAATGAGAATGCTTGAATTGTTTTATAAGGTACTCTTAACAATCTCTAATTTCATCAATATTGGTTTGGTGTGCCAAATATGAAGATTCTTTTATGTATTTGTGATTTGAAGAAACTGGTTCTATGCTTGCTGATACAGTGACCCTTAAGAAGCTTTTTCTCATctgaattataattcatttttgcCCTTTCTTCACTTTATTAAAGGATAGATCATGGTGTGAAGGTAACTTATgggcactttcttttctttcaatAATGCAATTGTCTGCAGGTAAGACTTGTAAAGATGGTAAATGAAGCTACAGCTAATATTCCAGGTTGGGAGTCAATAAACAGCAGTTGAAATTGAATTCAGTATGATTGCATCCTCCGGATGGAGATTCATTCATACTATTTACAGGGTAACAAAAGAGTGATATGGATAGAAAAATAGGAAAGTATTTGCAACTATAGCAGGGATTTTGGATTTTGACATGGAAGGCTCTGAATTCTTTTTGTACAAGTCTGCACATTTGACATTAGTGTTGAATTTTGTATCTTTGAATGTTTCAGACCATTAAGTTGAAAACTCCTTGTTGTCTGAGTTTGTAGTACTTGCAGCTTTTTGCAGGCCTTGTCACTAATTGTAGCTCATGGGGCATTTTTACTAGTAAATAAATTTTAAGCCTTATCAGTTGACTCAGATAAATATTCTCCGCATTTGGTTCGTGGGGATTCATGGTTCTGTCCCAGCAGATGCCCCATAATGACTTCATTATTGTCAGATTGTTACAAGTGTCAAAAGAAGGCAAGAAAATTGTAGAGGTTGAAGAGCTTCTTCACCGTCGCTGGAATTAATGAATTTCATATTTTGAAGTCGGAAATGTTGACCTATTAGGGCCATGAACAGGAACAAATGCATCCCCAGCATAAAGTGTGACtaaaatttttactttttattcTCAGACTCATTCCTCCACGTACCAAACTCTGATGGGATTTTATGGTtgtgtgaaatttatgaaataattaaaatattatttttaaaaatattttaaaatttcaatattttttttaaaagattgttagaattaaaagaaaaacattTAAAATTCATTAAAGCCTAAAAAATTACACTAACAGACGGACAGACAAAATCCCTTAATCATAGCTGTTGAATCTTGATTCCATGGGTCTTCCTTATCACATAGCAATGGGCTGCCCTTCGTTCCACTTCTAAAAAGGATAATTGGACCAATTCACACTTGAATCACGACTCGTTTGCAAAAACCAATCAAAATACAATGCAATGGGCGACTCCTCAAAACCCACGATCACATCATCGCCAACCGTCCCCTACTCATCTCCCTTTCTCCCCCTACGGTGCATACTAGCGCACAGCTAGAAATATCCGTATCACCGAATTACTCATCTTGAAACTTGTTAGCTTCATTGTTTTAACCCGGTCGGGGAAGGAAGTTGATATGAGCAAGCTGTTCCTCGCTTTAGCTAATGATACACTGTATACTTGTAGTATGtgggaattatatatatatatatatatatatatatgttttgccAAGTACCCACTTCCCCAATTTCTCGACTAAAAACTTGGGCACAATATTCTTTCATCCAAAGCTTCTGCTGTAAATTTTCTCCAAGGAAAAAAAATAACATACTGATAAATTACAAGAAAAACTCAAAAAACATAACTTCAAAACATAGGACACTGAACATTAAAATTCAACATAGGAAGTATGTATTCCAGAGTTTATTTCCCAGAAGTTAGGGTCAAACCCAACTTCAACACAAACTAAAATCAGTCGCTGTTCTAATTTACTCATACCCTGTAAAAGTATGATATCACACAACAGCATCGTAGAACATTACAAGTCTTTGATCTAGACACTACAGCCATACACGTAACATCTTCCATACTCCCATTTATACCATATCATATCATACTACCATTTATCATACTACCATTTAATCCCACTGTCCAACTTCTGATGCCAAAATCATATCTAACCACCCTTCCAACTAGAGCTCTGAAGATATCTGGCACAGAACCAATCACATACACGATAAATTATCACCTGCCAACCAATGATAGCACCAGCAGTTCTGACAGCTAGGGCAAGATGAAAGTCGAGTAAAATGGCGAGTGCACCATATGTTTATTCCACCAACTCCTCCAATGTAAGCCCAAAACAAACAGTTGCTTATTAAACATTCTATTCGGACCCATGCAACCAGACAAAGGTATTAACTTCTTACGAATTTCGCATCATAAACATGTTCAATATTTGTCTTCCCATGGCAAGAGAGCTCAGCGAAATCTGCATAATAAGGGAAATTAATTCAAATGCACAAAAATGCATTTTGCAATCCAGCAAAAATAAACAAGTTTAAGATACATCTGTATGTCGAGCAAAGAAGCAGAACACATAAAGCACTAGAAAGCAGGAATCTGATCAACACAGTTCACAACCTTAGAAATAAGGATGTTGCTACACATATCTAACAACCTGAACCCAACTATGGAGAATAATGTTTTGGACCCATGTTCCATATTAGCATTGAGATGTACTTTTCACAACAGTACACACCAAATACAATAACATTACACCTCTTTCTTGGTTGATTAACAAGACATGTAAATTACAAGAATCAACCCTACTATTGAGGAAATCCCCAATTTTTTAAAGTTATATGGTCCTTGAAATTTGGCGAACTGCACAAGTCCCTCATCTTTTCATAGTCCTTAGCTTTTAAATTAGACCTTAGCTTTTATAAGACTATAAGAAATTTTCTATTCAAAAACTCATAAAATATTGTTCAAAGTACAAAGTAATTAAAAAACATTAATTTGACTTCATCACTGAAGCTAGGGAACAAAGCTTGTATACCTTCCTTATGGCACAGTGTAAGGGCACTGCAGTCTAGGCATGAGAAAAAACTACAAATTGAAGCTTGTAAACCAAAATCTTGCTAGCTTTGAAAATGTAACTAGGGAATAATTTAAACAATCACACAAGCATCTAATAATTAGAGCTATAATCAGGGAGATAACCTCCTACAAAAATTTGCAAAATTAACTGTATGAAAGTTTTTTTAAAGCTCATGAAGAGACTAAATGCAGATTTACCAGTCTGGTCCTTAACTTCTAAATTATTAATATCAACCATTGAAAAAGATGTTCAATTCCCCACAGCAAGAGAAGTGAAGTTTTTTTGGGGGCTCATAaggatatataaaaaaaaaaaaaaactttttgttTTGGTTCCACAGTTTTATTTGGAAAAGGGGAGAGAGGGGGGTGTAAATAAAGCAGACAGCCACTCACATGTTCAGTAGCAAGGCCCCACAAGGAGCCACAGCCACCCATGCTCCaacaaaaacttaaaatttgaaatttgacgaAGGCTGCAAAGTTGGAGTACATATTTGGTAGCAAGAGGATGCAGTACATTCACCAAAATCATTCTCGGAACCTAAAGATTAAAAAGGATGTTAGATCAGAGCAATTAACCAAATAGAGATTATTACAAGCCCAGGAATACCATAGAAGATGTTATCTTACCATCTATGCTTATGCTTTTATGCTCATCTCACACAATATAATGACCACCCCAGATGGAATTTCCATGATATTGCTCAGGCATTGTAGTAAATTGCTGATTTCCATTTAAGAGTTGCTGTTGCAACTGCTGCTCTTGCTGTACACTTAGATGCTCATAGGGTTGGTAATTATGCCAGACTTTCTGTTTTTCAGTCTGTAATTGAACTGATGGCACCTGTTTTCCAGGAAAAGGGAAGCTAAGTGTCCCAGTCAAGCCATTACTGCTATTGACATACTGAGACATTGCTTGAGAAGTGATAGTAGAGGTATTATTGAGCCCTGAGCCTTTTGTTGATGATGGTAATTGATAGCCATCCAACCAACTATAATCATCTGTCAGTGAAGTGTCACTCATCAAATCTGAACTGGTAACAATTTCATTCACTTGTTTAAGAGGACCATGACCAAAGCCTGGAGGAGGCCCAAGGTGCCTTACAGGTCGACTGACTGGACTTTTCCTCAAGCCTGCTGGCAAAGCTGCTGATGTCTTCACAGCCAAACTTTCAGCAATAACTCCAGAAGATGCAGCAAAATCAATCTTTGATGGGATCACAGCTTCAGGCACTTTTGCCTGATTGTAAAACATACTACCATTAACATTTGCAGGCTGTTGGATGGGAAGTGAATGTGTAGTAGGATTGGCCATGCCTAAATCTTTTGGCAACTCATGTTCGTTTACATGCCCATTCTCCATGAACCTGACAGCCTTCAAACTATTTGCAAGCAAAGCAGCTTCTTCCATTAACCACTTTGAGGCAGGTGGTTGAATTGGCTGTAAATGCTGGGGAGCAATAATACCAGTGGATGCAGATATTTGTAGAACTGCATCAAAAGCAGAATGCTGCAGCACATCATGAGGAGATGAAACAGAGCCTCCATAAAATTTCAGATTAACAGATTCATCTTGACTCGGTTTCATGCCATCATAAGGGGCCCATTTTGGACTTAGCCCGTCATTTTGTTTCTCAGTCACTGCCGGCCTGAAAACTATTACTTCATCCTCCTCATCCCCTTCTATGTATGGCTGTGCGTTAGGCTGCAAAACTCCCAGATTAATGGTTTTCTGAGGCTGAATTTCTTGCATCACATCATTAGTTTTTTGCAGGCCAGGATCAAAATTCAAAATGCTATCATCTGAAATTTGAGGCTCCACACCTATAACAAATTTCTTCATCCTTGAATCATAAAATATTGTTTTTTGATCAACCCTAGCAATATTTGCTAAAGCCTTTCCTGCAGCTAAAATCCTTTTAACACGAGCTATCTTTTCCTTACTGCCTTCGCTTCCAAAAGAGTGCTTCCCCGAGAAGTCCAAGATGGTTTGTGCAGGGAGAACAGGTAAAAATCCTCTCAACTCAAAATCTTCCCATAGAGCAAGCCGATTTCCAGTTTCCCCCTCTTCATAATGGCTCATGTTATAAAAGCATGTATCATCTTCATTATCATCAAGAGACATTGACCAAAATGACAATATCTTGTTCAAGAAGGATATAAAATAGTTCCAAAACTTTAATCTCACATTGGCCTGTTTCTCATCTGCATCACTGCCTGATGCAACATCAGGGCAACAGGCCAACCATTCTACAAAAACAAGAATGCCAGGCAAGAGATAACATGAAGAAGGATCCTG carries:
- the LOC110637767 gene encoding hydroxyproline O-arabinosyltransferase NOD3, with the translated sequence MTGRKNMGRVSPFFLVLLSLGFFFATYNLLTLVIQYKNSSSGNGLELSDSIANMPHEVKRLGKSNLRYHVGLTATDTPYSQWQCRIMYYWYKKMKDMPGSDMGKFTRILHSGKADNLMDEIPTFVVDPLPEGLDRGYIVLNRPWAFVQWLEKATIDEEYILMAEPDHIFVNPLPNLAHGEHPVGYPFFYIKPTEHEKIIRKFYPEERGPVTNVDPIGNSPVIIKKSILEEISPTWVNISLRMKDDHETDKAFGWVLEMYAYAVASALHGVHHILRKDFMIQPPWDLEVGKRFIIHYTYGCDYNLKGELTYGKIGEWRFDKRSYLSGPPPKNLSLPPPGVPESVVRLVKMVNEATANIPGWESINSS
- the LOC110637741 gene encoding nonsense-mediated mRNA decay factor SMG7 isoform X2, which encodes MDKMSAPSSRERAQHLYEKVQTSPCMNFVQNIEFENKRRRSAQARIPSDPNAWQQMRENYEAIILEDHGFSEQHNIEYVLWQLHYRRIEELRAHFSAALANTGSNTSQGVKVPARPDRITKIRLQFKTFLSEATGFYHDLILKIRAKYGLPLGYFSEDSDNRVVLEKDGKKSANMKKGLISCHRCLIYLGDLARYKGLYGEGESKTREYAAASSYYLQAASLWPSSGNPHHQLAILASYSGDELVAVYRYFRSLAVDNPFTTARDNLIVAFEKNRQSYTQLLGDVNGSVIKDSSVRKNSKGRGKVEAKLAVKDTNMEANVVNERTSNIREMYKSFCIQFVWLNGILFTRTSLETFAEVLSSVIGEFCELLSSGPEEQLNFGADAVENALFIVRLISILIFTVHNVKREALGQTYAEIVQRAVLLQNALTAVFELMGHMLERFVQLQDPSSCYLLPGILVFVEWLACCPDVASGSDADEKQANVRLKFWNYFISFLNKILSFWSMSLDDNEDDTCFYNMSHYEEGETGNRLALWEDFELRGFLPVLPAQTILDFSGKHSFGSEGSKEKIARVKRILAAGKALANIARVDQKTIFYDSRMKKFVIGVEPQISDDSILNFDPGLQKTNDVMQEIQPQKTINLGVLQPNAQPYIEGDEEDEVIVFRPAVTEKQNDGLSPKWAPYDGMKPSQDESVNLKFYGGSVSSPHDVLQHSAFDAVLQISASTGIIAPQHLQPIQPPASKWLMEEAALLANSLKAVRFMENGHVNEHELPKDLGMANPTTHSLPIQQPANVNGSMFYNQAKVPEAVIPSKIDFAASSGVIAESLAVKTSAALPAGLRKSPVSRPVRHLGPPPGFGHGPLKQVNEIVTSSDLMSDTSLTDDYSWLDGYQLPSSTKGSGLNNTSTITSQAMSQYVNSSNGLTGTLSFPFPGKQVPSVQLQTEKQKVWHNYQPYEHLSVQQEQQLQQQLLNGNQQFTTMPEQYHGNSIWGGHYIV
- the LOC110637741 gene encoding nonsense-mediated mRNA decay factor SMG7 isoform X1; protein product: MMIVQMDKMSAPSSRERAQHLYEKVQTSPCMNFVQNIEFENKRRRSAQARIPSDPNAWQQMRENYEAIILEDHGFSEQHNIEYVLWQLHYRRIEELRAHFSAALANTGSNTSQGVKVPARPDRITKIRLQFKTFLSEATGFYHDLILKIRAKYGLPLGYFSEDSDNRVVLEKDGKKSANMKKGLISCHRCLIYLGDLARYKGLYGEGESKTREYAAASSYYLQAASLWPSSGNPHHQLAILASYSGDELVAVYRYFRSLAVDNPFTTARDNLIVAFEKNRQSYTQLLGDVNGSVIKDSSVRKNSKGRGKVEAKLAVKDTNMEANVVNERTSNIREMYKSFCIQFVWLNGILFTRTSLETFAEVLSSVIGEFCELLSSGPEEQLNFGADAVENALFIVRLISILIFTVHNVKREALGQTYAEIVQRAVLLQNALTAVFELMGHMLERFVQLQDPSSCYLLPGILVFVEWLACCPDVASGSDADEKQANVRLKFWNYFISFLNKILSFWSMSLDDNEDDTCFYNMSHYEEGETGNRLALWEDFELRGFLPVLPAQTILDFSGKHSFGSEGSKEKIARVKRILAAGKALANIARVDQKTIFYDSRMKKFVIGVEPQISDDSILNFDPGLQKTNDVMQEIQPQKTINLGVLQPNAQPYIEGDEEDEVIVFRPAVTEKQNDGLSPKWAPYDGMKPSQDESVNLKFYGGSVSSPHDVLQHSAFDAVLQISASTGIIAPQHLQPIQPPASKWLMEEAALLANSLKAVRFMENGHVNEHELPKDLGMANPTTHSLPIQQPANVNGSMFYNQAKVPEAVIPSKIDFAASSGVIAESLAVKTSAALPAGLRKSPVSRPVRHLGPPPGFGHGPLKQVNEIVTSSDLMSDTSLTDDYSWLDGYQLPSSTKGSGLNNTSTITSQAMSQYVNSSNGLTGTLSFPFPGKQVPSVQLQTEKQKVWHNYQPYEHLSVQQEQQLQQQLLNGNQQFTTMPEQYHGNSIWGGHYIV
- the LOC110637741 gene encoding nonsense-mediated mRNA decay factor SMG7 isoform X3, giving the protein MMIVQMDKMSAPSSRERAQHLYEKNIEFENKRRRSAQARIPSDPNAWQQMRENYEAIILEDHGFSEQHNIEYVLWQLHYRRIEELRAHFSAALANTGSNTSQGVKVPARPDRITKIRLQFKTFLSEATGFYHDLILKIRAKYGLPLGYFSEDSDNRVVLEKDGKKSANMKKGLISCHRCLIYLGDLARYKGLYGEGESKTREYAAASSYYLQAASLWPSSGNPHHQLAILASYSGDELVAVYRYFRSLAVDNPFTTARDNLIVAFEKNRQSYTQLLGDVNGSVIKDSSVRKNSKGRGKVEAKLAVKDTNMEANVVNERTSNIREMYKSFCIQFVWLNGILFTRTSLETFAEVLSSVIGEFCELLSSGPEEQLNFGADAVENALFIVRLISILIFTVHNVKREALGQTYAEIVQRAVLLQNALTAVFELMGHMLERFVQLQDPSSCYLLPGILVFVEWLACCPDVASGSDADEKQANVRLKFWNYFISFLNKILSFWSMSLDDNEDDTCFYNMSHYEEGETGNRLALWEDFELRGFLPVLPAQTILDFSGKHSFGSEGSKEKIARVKRILAAGKALANIARVDQKTIFYDSRMKKFVIGVEPQISDDSILNFDPGLQKTNDVMQEIQPQKTINLGVLQPNAQPYIEGDEEDEVIVFRPAVTEKQNDGLSPKWAPYDGMKPSQDESVNLKFYGGSVSSPHDVLQHSAFDAVLQISASTGIIAPQHLQPIQPPASKWLMEEAALLANSLKAVRFMENGHVNEHELPKDLGMANPTTHSLPIQQPANVNGSMFYNQAKVPEAVIPSKIDFAASSGVIAESLAVKTSAALPAGLRKSPVSRPVRHLGPPPGFGHGPLKQVNEIVTSSDLMSDTSLTDDYSWLDGYQLPSSTKGSGLNNTSTITSQAMSQYVNSSNGLTGTLSFPFPGKQVPSVQLQTEKQKVWHNYQPYEHLSVQQEQQLQQQLLNGNQQFTTMPEQYHGNSIWGGHYIV
- the LOC110637741 gene encoding nonsense-mediated mRNA decay factor SMG7 isoform X4; this translates as MDKMSAPSSRERAQHLYEKNIEFENKRRRSAQARIPSDPNAWQQMRENYEAIILEDHGFSEQHNIEYVLWQLHYRRIEELRAHFSAALANTGSNTSQGVKVPARPDRITKIRLQFKTFLSEATGFYHDLILKIRAKYGLPLGYFSEDSDNRVVLEKDGKKSANMKKGLISCHRCLIYLGDLARYKGLYGEGESKTREYAAASSYYLQAASLWPSSGNPHHQLAILASYSGDELVAVYRYFRSLAVDNPFTTARDNLIVAFEKNRQSYTQLLGDVNGSVIKDSSVRKNSKGRGKVEAKLAVKDTNMEANVVNERTSNIREMYKSFCIQFVWLNGILFTRTSLETFAEVLSSVIGEFCELLSSGPEEQLNFGADAVENALFIVRLISILIFTVHNVKREALGQTYAEIVQRAVLLQNALTAVFELMGHMLERFVQLQDPSSCYLLPGILVFVEWLACCPDVASGSDADEKQANVRLKFWNYFISFLNKILSFWSMSLDDNEDDTCFYNMSHYEEGETGNRLALWEDFELRGFLPVLPAQTILDFSGKHSFGSEGSKEKIARVKRILAAGKALANIARVDQKTIFYDSRMKKFVIGVEPQISDDSILNFDPGLQKTNDVMQEIQPQKTINLGVLQPNAQPYIEGDEEDEVIVFRPAVTEKQNDGLSPKWAPYDGMKPSQDESVNLKFYGGSVSSPHDVLQHSAFDAVLQISASTGIIAPQHLQPIQPPASKWLMEEAALLANSLKAVRFMENGHVNEHELPKDLGMANPTTHSLPIQQPANVNGSMFYNQAKVPEAVIPSKIDFAASSGVIAESLAVKTSAALPAGLRKSPVSRPVRHLGPPPGFGHGPLKQVNEIVTSSDLMSDTSLTDDYSWLDGYQLPSSTKGSGLNNTSTITSQAMSQYVNSSNGLTGTLSFPFPGKQVPSVQLQTEKQKVWHNYQPYEHLSVQQEQQLQQQLLNGNQQFTTMPEQYHGNSIWGGHYIV